One region of Myxococcota bacterium genomic DNA includes:
- a CDS encoding aminodeoxychorismate/anthranilate synthase component II, with amino-acid sequence MHIAMIDNYDSFTYNLVQYLSELGAEVRVVRNDAVSVDTLLEEGPAGVVISPGPGEPGGAGISLDTVHACAKASLPLLGVCLGHQSIGEAFGGRVRRARSIMHGKVSEISHDGSGVFEGLPSPLEATRYHSLVVDEASLPDALVITARTADQEIMGLRHQTLPIEGVQFHPESILTKSGKRLLRNFLDRCGVEAAS; translated from the coding sequence ATGCACATCGCGATGATCGATAACTACGACTCCTTTACCTACAACCTCGTGCAGTACCTCTCGGAGCTCGGGGCCGAGGTTCGGGTCGTCCGCAACGATGCGGTCAGCGTCGACACCCTGCTCGAGGAAGGGCCGGCCGGCGTGGTGATCTCGCCGGGGCCCGGGGAGCCCGGGGGCGCGGGGATTTCGCTCGACACGGTGCACGCCTGCGCGAAGGCGTCGCTGCCGCTGCTCGGCGTGTGTCTCGGGCACCAGTCGATCGGCGAGGCCTTCGGCGGTCGGGTCCGCCGGGCGCGCTCGATCATGCACGGCAAGGTCTCGGAGATCTCCCACGATGGCAGTGGGGTGTTCGAAGGCCTGCCGTCGCCTCTCGAGGCAACGCGCTACCACTCGTTGGTGGTCGACGAGGCGAGCCTCCCCGACGCGCTGGTGATCACCGCGCGGACGGCCGACCAGGAGATCATGGGGCTGCGTCATCAGACGCTCCCCATCGAGGGGGTCCAGTTCCACCCCGAGTCGATCCTGACGAAGAGTGGGAAGCGCCTGCTGCGCAACTTCCTGGATCGCTGCGGCGTGGAGGCGGCGTCGTGA
- the trpE gene encoding anthranilate synthase component I: protein MDTPLSLFRRLDDGRTSFLFESVEGGEKWGRFSFIGTGARAIFRARGHDVEWETDDGIERVTAPGDPLEVLREKLAAMEPAHIEGTPLPRFLGGAVGMVGYDWVRHVESVPDENPDEVEMPDLWFVLPETVVVVDNVRKTASLVRWVAVGPDTDRDAAYREVTAALDAVVDTLREPLPAQPRTGPVRAPMDVHRSMEREEYHDAVKRAKEYIEAGDIFQVVLSQQFRIPLQVDPFTIYRHLRVINPSPYLFFVRCEGPVLIGSSPEILVRLEDGRIDVRPIAGTRPRGRTPEEDLALEEELLADPKELAEHVMLVDLGRNDVGRVAETGSVHVNQYAIIERYSHVMHIVSNVQAKLREGLDWLDLLRATFPAGTLSGAPKVRAMEIIDELETLRRGPYGGCVGYIDYSGNMDTAIAIRTLLVKDGEIYLRAGAGVVADSDPEAEWQETINKGRALVEAIDMAREGVD, encoded by the coding sequence ATGGACACCCCGCTGTCCCTGTTCCGTCGCCTGGATGACGGCCGCACGAGCTTCCTCTTCGAGTCGGTCGAAGGCGGTGAGAAGTGGGGACGCTTCAGCTTCATCGGCACCGGCGCGCGCGCCATCTTCCGCGCGCGCGGGCACGACGTGGAGTGGGAAACCGACGACGGCATCGAGCGCGTGACGGCGCCCGGCGACCCGCTCGAAGTGCTGCGCGAGAAGCTCGCGGCGATGGAGCCCGCTCACATCGAGGGCACGCCGCTGCCGCGCTTCCTCGGCGGTGCGGTCGGCATGGTGGGCTACGACTGGGTCCGGCACGTCGAGTCCGTGCCAGACGAGAACCCCGACGAAGTCGAGATGCCCGACCTCTGGTTCGTGCTGCCCGAGACCGTCGTCGTGGTCGACAACGTCCGCAAGACGGCATCCCTCGTGCGCTGGGTGGCCGTCGGCCCGGACACCGACCGCGACGCCGCCTACCGGGAGGTGACCGCGGCGCTCGACGCCGTCGTCGACACGCTGCGGGAACCGCTGCCGGCCCAGCCGCGGACCGGGCCCGTGCGCGCGCCCATGGACGTGCACCGCAGCATGGAGCGCGAGGAGTACCACGACGCCGTCAAGCGGGCGAAGGAGTACATCGAGGCGGGCGATATCTTCCAGGTCGTCCTGTCCCAGCAGTTCCGGATCCCGCTCCAGGTCGACCCCTTCACGATCTACCGCCACCTACGCGTGATCAACCCGAGTCCCTATCTCTTCTTCGTACGCTGTGAAGGTCCCGTACTGATCGGCTCGTCGCCCGAGATCCTGGTGCGGCTCGAGGACGGACGCATCGACGTGCGCCCGATCGCGGGCACGCGGCCGCGGGGACGCACGCCGGAAGAGGACCTCGCTCTCGAAGAAGAGCTGCTGGCCGATCCGAAGGAGCTCGCCGAGCACGTGATGCTGGTCGACCTCGGCCGCAACGACGTCGGGCGCGTTGCTGAGACCGGCAGCGTCCACGTGAACCAGTACGCCATCATCGAGCGCTACTCCCACGTGATGCACATCGTGTCGAACGTCCAGGCGAAGCTGCGCGAGGGGCTCGATTGGCTGGACCTGCTCCGCGCCACCTTCCCAGCGGGCACGCTCTCGGGCGCGCCGAAGGTCCGCGCGATGGAGATCATCGACGAGCTCGAGACGCTGCGGCGCGGGCCCTACGGCGGCTGCGTTGGCTACATCGACTACTCGGGAAACATGGATACGGCGATCGCGATCCGCACGCTGCTCGTGAAGGACGGCGAGATCTACCTGCGCGCCGGCGCGGGCGTCGTGGCCGACTCGGATCCGGAAGCCGAGTGGCAGGAGACCATCAACAAGGGGCGCGCGCTGGTCGAGGCGATCGACATGGCGCGCGAGGGGGTCGACTGA
- the lptD gene encoding LPS assembly protein LptD gives MPRQVRVWIAGVCAVGVWIAALAAVPAGAQPVADLPEELRNEPFELTADALSYEMERELYVARGRVKIVQHGRTLRADWAAFNRTTGLGVASGNVSLADGEDVVTADFVAFELDTVAGTLYGGALEAESTPFRAGAAEIEKTGPDTYRFREGRFTTCRCPDPEERVPWEISAEEADLQIEGYATAKNASVEILGVPVAWIPWLAFPVKTERQSGLLFPEFSFSSFNGFSAGLPFFWAIADEAGLILTPRYSTERGAGGAAFFDYAWSQESSGEVLAAFTRDQDIDAKTAAQPFGRNRWSLSGEHDWKLPGDLRFETDFGFASDNQVPFDFDELNSRRSDRYLRSEARLGRGFGELDALGVSVGAQFVDDLQSPDDLDRDRFVLQRWPTARVDLLPVALPGAPFLVPSVDVDYAWFEARERAEGELPSAVLGPGGLFLDTGIDALPNGIAGLTGAREPGGLPDNHTDDFATTGGSEGDGRFQEGEPLTDRGHRVIVHPRIAAPLDWRGIQVVPEVGWRQSLYDSRLRGFQERGYATARVDATTRLSRDFGGWRHVLEPRAGYALVASSSQRRDPLFRPATAVPLDRVRGLDLDAVVRDDADRVRRAQRATLGFDNRFYRNDSDGSSLLADVTLQGLFDIEEEVFDALILEGRAFPLQGLDLRFHGDLDPDEGRVDEALASATWSHPVGVSLQGEYRWARDIPEVFEAFGAGDRFDERSRIDHIQQLEAGVSLDLTARWNLRYQMAYSIEGDLVLTNRGVLEYLSRCECWAAGIVVSEDRTRGVDVKFVYRLVGFGDTPVRRSEGLLDGFGGLW, from the coding sequence ATGCCGCGGCAAGTGCGTGTCTGGATCGCGGGAGTCTGCGCCGTGGGTGTTTGGATCGCGGCCCTGGCGGCGGTCCCGGCGGGTGCCCAGCCGGTCGCAGACCTCCCGGAAGAGCTCCGCAACGAGCCCTTCGAGCTGACCGCCGACGCGCTCTCCTACGAGATGGAGCGCGAGCTCTACGTGGCGCGTGGCCGCGTGAAGATCGTGCAGCACGGGCGCACCCTGCGAGCGGATTGGGCGGCCTTCAACCGCACCACCGGCCTTGGCGTGGCGAGCGGAAACGTGTCGCTCGCCGATGGCGAAGACGTGGTCACCGCCGACTTCGTCGCCTTCGAACTCGATACGGTCGCGGGTACCCTCTACGGCGGCGCCTTGGAGGCCGAGAGCACCCCCTTCCGCGCCGGTGCCGCCGAGATCGAGAAGACCGGACCGGACACCTACCGGTTCCGCGAGGGCCGCTTCACCACCTGTCGTTGTCCCGATCCGGAGGAGCGGGTGCCCTGGGAGATCTCGGCGGAAGAGGCCGACCTCCAGATCGAGGGCTACGCCACGGCGAAGAACGCGAGCGTCGAGATCCTCGGCGTGCCCGTGGCCTGGATCCCGTGGTTGGCGTTCCCGGTGAAGACCGAGCGCCAGTCGGGCCTGCTCTTCCCGGAGTTCTCCTTCAGCAGCTTCAACGGCTTCTCGGCCGGACTGCCCTTCTTCTGGGCGATCGCCGACGAGGCAGGTCTCATCCTGACCCCGCGTTACTCGACCGAGCGGGGCGCCGGCGGGGCGGCCTTCTTCGACTACGCCTGGAGTCAGGAGTCGAGCGGCGAGGTGCTCGCCGCCTTCACCCGCGACCAGGACATCGACGCCAAGACGGCGGCGCAGCCCTTCGGCCGCAACCGCTGGAGCCTGTCGGGCGAGCACGACTGGAAGCTGCCCGGCGACCTTCGCTTCGAGACCGACTTCGGCTTCGCGTCGGACAACCAGGTGCCCTTCGATTTCGACGAGTTGAACAGCCGCCGCTCGGACCGCTACCTGCGTTCCGAAGCGCGGCTCGGTCGGGGGTTCGGGGAACTCGACGCGCTCGGGGTCTCGGTCGGCGCCCAGTTCGTCGACGACCTGCAGAGCCCCGACGACCTGGATCGCGATCGCTTCGTGTTGCAGCGCTGGCCCACCGCTCGCGTCGACCTCTTGCCGGTGGCGCTGCCCGGTGCGCCCTTCCTGGTGCCTTCCGTCGACGTCGACTACGCGTGGTTCGAGGCCCGCGAGCGGGCCGAGGGCGAGCTGCCGAGCGCCGTGCTCGGACCGGGCGGGCTCTTCCTCGACACCGGTATCGACGCGCTGCCCAACGGGATCGCTGGCCTCACCGGCGCACGCGAGCCGGGTGGCCTGCCCGACAATCACACCGACGACTTCGCGACCACGGGTGGCTCGGAGGGCGATGGTCGCTTCCAGGAAGGCGAACCTCTCACCGACCGGGGGCACCGCGTGATCGTGCACCCGCGCATCGCCGCGCCCCTCGACTGGCGCGGGATCCAGGTCGTGCCCGAGGTGGGCTGGCGGCAGAGCCTCTACGACAGTCGGCTGCGCGGCTTCCAGGAGCGCGGCTACGCGACCGCTCGCGTCGACGCGACCACCCGTCTCAGTCGCGACTTCGGTGGCTGGCGCCACGTGCTCGAGCCCCGCGCCGGCTACGCGCTGGTGGCGAGCAGCTCCCAGCGCCGCGATCCCCTGTTCCGACCCGCGACCGCCGTGCCCCTCGATCGGGTGCGCGGCCTCGACCTCGACGCCGTGGTCCGCGACGACGCCGACCGGGTGCGGCGCGCCCAGCGCGCGACGCTCGGGTTCGACAACCGCTTCTACAGGAACGACAGCGACGGCTCGTCCCTGCTCGCCGACGTCACGCTGCAGGGGCTCTTCGACATCGAGGAGGAAGTCTTCGATGCCCTGATCCTCGAGGGCCGCGCGTTCCCGCTGCAGGGGCTCGACCTGCGCTTCCACGGCGACCTCGATCCCGACGAAGGGCGCGTGGACGAGGCCCTGGCTTCGGCCACCTGGAGCCATCCGGTGGGGGTCTCGCTGCAGGGCGAGTACCGCTGGGCGCGCGACATCCCCGAGGTGTTCGAGGCGTTTGGCGCCGGGGACCGTTTCGACGAGCGTTCCCGGATCGACCACATCCAGCAGCTCGAGGCCGGAGTCTCGCTGGACCTCACGGCGCGCTGGAACCTCCGGTACCAGATGGCGTACTCGATCGAGGGCGACCTGGTGCTGACCAACCGGGGCGTCCTCGAATACCTGTCCCGCTGCGAGTGCTGGGCGGCGGGCATCGTGGTCTCCGAGGACCGCACCCGCGGGGTCGACGTGAAGTTCGTCTACCGCCTGGTGGGCTTCGGTGACACCCCGGTGCGTCGCAGCGAAGGCTTGCTTGACGGCTTTGGGGGCCTTTGGTAA
- a CDS encoding Crp/Fnr family transcriptional regulator — protein sequence MAAQNVSVGGRRYYQRTLSPGETVFETGDPGDQLYVIQSGEVELIRETEARERVVARLGPGDFFGELGVVLGERRNARAIAVNTTRVIALDRDTLEGMCLEEPVIAIRMIRVLVSRLIEAERRLAALGVDDLMRPVVRALMRHGEAHGDHGVRIDARLAQLAQSAGLSMLEAHRALHQLFDRKLALLEDDVLLVPDTEALNQFLEMSDAA from the coding sequence GTGGCCGCGCAGAACGTGTCCGTGGGCGGACGCCGCTACTACCAGCGCACGCTGTCACCGGGCGAGACGGTCTTCGAGACCGGTGACCCCGGCGATCAGCTCTACGTGATCCAGTCGGGGGAAGTGGAGCTCATCCGCGAGACCGAAGCCCGCGAGCGCGTCGTGGCGCGCCTGGGGCCCGGCGACTTCTTCGGGGAGCTGGGCGTGGTGCTCGGCGAGCGCCGTAACGCGCGGGCCATCGCCGTGAACACGACCCGGGTGATCGCCCTCGATCGGGACACGCTCGAGGGCATGTGCCTGGAAGAGCCCGTGATCGCGATCCGCATGATTCGCGTGCTGGTTTCGCGGCTGATCGAGGCCGAGCGCCGGCTCGCGGCGCTCGGGGTCGACGACCTGATGCGCCCGGTGGTCCGGGCCCTGATGCGCCACGGGGAAGCCCACGGCGACCACGGCGTGCGCATCGATGCACGGCTGGCCCAGCTCGCCCAGTCGGCGGGCCTGTCGATGCTCGAAGCCCACCGCGCGCTGCATCAGCTCTTCGATCGCAAGCTGGCGCTGCTCGAGGACGACGTGCTGCTGGTGCCCGACACCGAGGCGCTGAACCAGTTCCTCGAGATGTCGGACGCGGCCTAG
- a CDS encoding TlpA disulfide reductase family protein, which translates to MTNRAHRRAPAASGALALAALFGVLAGCAPEAEAPSAADSGAPDAAAPAGDAPDFTHPDLRGEPFRLADHRGRTVVIDFWATWCAPCVFQPAELNQVFESHRERGDLVVVGVEIGGATPQEVREWGLENEAVADYPVLTGADEDLARRFGALGFPAMVVVSPEGNVDSVTVGLKTAQEVEESIAHLIGS; encoded by the coding sequence ATGACGAACCGAGCACACCGACGCGCACCTGCTGCCAGCGGGGCCCTGGCTCTGGCGGCGCTTTTCGGGGTTCTGGCCGGCTGCGCACCGGAGGCCGAGGCACCGTCTGCAGCGGATTCGGGTGCGCCCGACGCGGCGGCGCCGGCCGGCGACGCGCCGGACTTCACCCATCCCGATCTGAGGGGCGAGCCCTTCCGCCTCGCCGATCACCGCGGCCGAACGGTCGTGATCGACTTCTGGGCCACCTGGTGCGCGCCGTGCGTGTTCCAGCCGGCCGAGCTCAACCAGGTCTTCGAGAGTCACCGGGAGCGCGGTGACCTGGTCGTGGTCGGGGTCGAGATCGGCGGCGCCACACCGCAAGAAGTGCGCGAGTGGGGCTTGGAGAACGAGGCGGTCGCGGACTACCCGGTGTTGACCGGCGCCGACGAAGATCTCGCCCGCCGCTTCGGGGCCCTCGGGTTCCCGGCGATGGTCGTCGTCAGCCCCGAGGGCAACGTCGACTCGGTGACCGTGGGCCTGAAGACCGCCCAGGAGGTCGAGGAGTCGATCGCCCACCTGATCGGTTCCTAG